Proteins encoded within one genomic window of Labrys wisconsinensis:
- a CDS encoding FAD-dependent monooxygenase, protein MTHTSVLVVGGGLSGLTTAVMLATRGIPCLLVERHAGVARHPRARSVNVRTMELMRSVGLEAPLVAAGDDRFADFSIVIAESVTGRVHRTLLQPGQFDTRAVSPAPHSAAGQDRVEAILKRTAEERGADVRYATELVDLRQDGEGWTAVIRDLGSGIEQTVAAPYVVAADGGRSSLRQRLGIRVSGHGTLSHNIGVVFESAAGLPTAGRGLALFYLQNPGFTGAYVTTDEPNRALISVEYDPRVQDVADFDEARCAALVRAAVGIDDLPVRILEIASWEMATRVAERLVAGRMLLVGDAAHTMPPTGGLGGQTAMQDGFDVAWKLAMVLRGQAGPGLIETYEAERLPVARLTVALQTDNYVRRMRPDRADLLSSVPCDYVEVALGYRLRSAAISIEEPDDGELCEDPVSPSGRPGTRMPQTPLRRAGMPCTPWDLIGEGFLLMVGPEGVAWPEAVERLGRAGDLPLRLMRLGEDLEDPDGRWADDFGVAPDGAVLIRPDGYVAWRARTGDPSDLRPALERALCRTLDGA, encoded by the coding sequence ATGACACACACATCGGTGCTGGTCGTCGGCGGCGGCCTGTCGGGGCTGACCACCGCGGTGATGCTCGCCACGCGCGGCATCCCCTGCCTGCTGGTGGAGCGCCATGCCGGCGTCGCCCGGCATCCGCGCGCCCGCAGCGTCAACGTGCGGACCATGGAGCTGATGCGCAGCGTCGGGCTCGAGGCGCCGCTGGTGGCGGCGGGAGACGATCGCTTCGCCGATTTCAGCATCGTCATCGCCGAGAGCGTCACCGGCCGGGTGCATCGCACGCTGCTGCAGCCCGGCCAGTTCGACACGAGAGCCGTCAGCCCGGCGCCCCACAGCGCGGCCGGCCAGGACCGGGTCGAGGCCATCCTCAAGCGCACCGCCGAGGAGCGCGGCGCCGACGTGCGCTATGCCACCGAGCTCGTCGATCTCCGCCAGGACGGGGAGGGGTGGACGGCCGTGATCCGCGACCTCGGCAGCGGCATCGAGCAGACGGTCGCGGCGCCCTATGTCGTGGCTGCCGATGGCGGCCGCAGCTCGCTGCGCCAGCGGCTCGGCATCCGCGTCTCCGGCCACGGCACGCTGTCGCACAATATCGGGGTCGTCTTCGAGAGCGCCGCCGGCCTGCCGACCGCCGGTCGTGGCCTGGCGCTGTTCTACCTGCAGAATCCGGGCTTCACCGGAGCCTATGTCACCACGGACGAGCCGAACCGTGCCCTGATCTCGGTGGAATACGACCCGCGCGTCCAGGACGTCGCGGATTTCGACGAAGCCCGTTGCGCAGCTCTGGTGCGCGCGGCGGTCGGCATCGACGATCTGCCGGTGCGCATCCTCGAGATCGCGTCCTGGGAGATGGCGACCCGCGTGGCCGAGCGCCTCGTCGCAGGCCGGATGCTGCTGGTCGGCGATGCCGCGCACACCATGCCGCCGACCGGCGGCCTCGGCGGGCAGACCGCCATGCAGGACGGGTTCGACGTCGCCTGGAAGCTCGCCATGGTGCTGCGTGGGCAGGCCGGACCCGGCCTCATCGAGACCTATGAGGCCGAGCGCCTGCCGGTGGCGCGGCTGACCGTGGCGCTGCAGACCGACAACTATGTCCGGCGCATGCGCCCGGATCGCGCCGACCTCCTCTCCAGCGTGCCCTGCGACTATGTCGAGGTCGCCCTCGGCTATCGCCTGCGCTCGGCCGCGATCAGCATCGAGGAGCCGGACGACGGCGAGCTCTGCGAGGATCCGGTGTCCCCGAGCGGCCGGCCGGGGACGCGCATGCCGCAGACGCCGCTGCGGCGCGCCGGCATGCCGTGCACGCCGTGGGACCTGATCGGCGAGGGCTTCCTGCTCATGGTCGGGCCGGAGGGCGTGGCCTGGCCCGAAGCGGTGGAGCGGCTCGGCCGCGCCGGCGATCTGCCGCTGCGCCTGATGCGGCTGGGCGAGGATCTCGAAGATCCCGACGGGCGCTGGGCCGACGATTTCGGGGTGGCGCCCGACGGTGCGGTGCTGATCCGCCCGGATGGCTACGTCGCCTGGCGGGCGCGCACCGGCGATCCCTCCGACCTGCGCCCCGCCCTCGAACGGGCTCTCTGCCGGACGCTCGACGGCGCCTGA
- a CDS encoding PadR family transcriptional regulator, producing the protein MSRRKVSNPLALAALACLAERSMHPYEIAVTLRERRKDDSVRLNYGSLYTIVQSLERHGLIQAEQTERPGARPERTVYAITAAGRHELLDWLSELTATPAKEFVQFEAALSFLPILSPEEAAALLEERCRRLELELAQDRGARDYAGKQGLPRLFAIESEYRSALKQAELDWTRALAGDIREDRLDGLELWRTFHREPR; encoded by the coding sequence ATGTCCAGACGGAAGGTCTCCAACCCGCTCGCCCTTGCCGCGCTCGCCTGCCTGGCCGAACGGTCGATGCATCCTTATGAGATCGCGGTCACGCTGCGCGAGCGGCGCAAGGACGACAGCGTCCGCCTGAACTACGGCTCGCTCTACACGATCGTGCAGTCGCTCGAGCGCCACGGCCTGATCCAGGCGGAGCAGACGGAACGCCCCGGCGCGCGGCCGGAGCGGACCGTCTACGCCATCACCGCCGCCGGCCGGCACGAATTGCTGGACTGGCTGAGCGAGCTGACCGCGACGCCGGCCAAGGAGTTCGTCCAGTTCGAGGCGGCCCTCTCCTTCCTGCCGATCCTGTCGCCGGAGGAGGCGGCCGCGCTCCTGGAGGAGCGCTGCCGCCGCCTGGAGCTGGAGCTGGCCCAGGACCGGGGAGCCCGTGACTATGCGGGCAAGCAGGGCCTGCCGCGCCTCTTCGCCATCGAGAGCGAATATCGCAGCGCCCTGAAGCAGGCCGAGCTCGACTGGACCCGGGCCCTGGCCGGCGATATCCGCGAGGACAGGCTCGACGGGCTCGAGCTGTGGCGGACCTTCCACCGCGAGCCGCGCTAA